One Capricornis sumatraensis isolate serow.1 chromosome 8, serow.2, whole genome shotgun sequence genomic region harbors:
- the PYCR1 gene encoding pyrroline-5-carboxylate reductase 1, mitochondrial → MSVGFIGAGQLAFALAKGFTAAGVVAAHKIMASSPDMDMATVSALRKMGVNLTHHNKETVQHSDVLFLAVKPHIIPFILDEIATDIEARHIVVSCAAGVTISSIEKKLTAFQPAPKVIRCMTNTPVVVREGATVYATGTHAQVEDGRLLEQLMSSVGFCTEVEEDLIDAVTGLSGSGPAYAFTALDALADGGVKMGLPRRLAVRLGAQALLGAAKMLLDSEQHPGQLKDNVCSPGGATIHALHVLESGGFRSLLIKAVEASCIRTRELQSMADQEKVSPAAIKKTILDKVKLDSPPGASLAPSGYSKLLPRSMAPAGKKD, encoded by the exons ATGAGTGTGGGCTTCATCGGCGCTGGCCAGTTGGCCTTTGCCCTGGCTAAGGGCTTCACAGCAGCAG GTGTTGTGGCTGCCCACAAGATAATGGCCAGTTCTCCAGACATGGACATGGCCACCGTTTCTGCCCTCAGG AAGATGGGAGTGAACCTCACGCACCACAACAAGGAGACCGTGCAACACAGCGACGTGCTCTTCCTGGCAGTGAAGCCACACATCATCCCCTTCATCCTGGATGAGATCGCCACGGACATTGAGGCTCGGCACATCGTGGTGTCCTGTGCAGCCGGTGTCACCATCAGCTCCATCGAGAAG AAGCTGACAGCATTCCAACCAGCTCCCAAAGTCATCCGCTGCATGACCAACACGCCAGTCGTAGTGCGGGAAGGGGCCACAGTGTATGCCACAGGCACCCACGCCCAGGTGGAGGACGGCAGGCTCCTGGAGCAGCTCATGAGCAGCGTGGGCTTCTGCACGGAGGTGGAGGAGGACCTGATTGATGCCGTCACAGGGCTCAGCGGCAGTGGCCCAGCCTAC GCATTCACAGCCCTGGATGCACTGGCTGATGGAGGCGTGAAGATGGGACTTCCAAGACGCCTGGCAGTCCGCCTCGGGGCCCAGGCTCTGCTG GGGGCTGCCAAGATGCTACTGGACTCTGAACAGCACCCAGGCCAACTCAAGGACAACGTCTGCTCACCAGGCGGGGCCACCATCCATGCCTTGCATGTGCTGGAGAGCGGGGGCTTTCGCTCACTGCTCATCAAGGCCGTGGAGGCCTCCTGCATCCGCACACG agagctgcagtccatggccgACCAGGAGAAGGTCTCACCAGCTGCCATCAAGAAAACCATCCTGGACAAGGTGAAACTGGACTCCCCTCCCGGCGCCTCGCTGGCCCCTTCTGGCTACTCCAAGCTACTGCCCCGCAGCATGGCCCCAGCAGGCAAGAAGGACTGA
- the MYADML2 gene encoding myeloid-associated differentiation marker-like protein 2, whose amino-acid sequence MGSTMEPPGGGYLHLGAVTSPVGTARVLQLIFGCTTFSLVAHRGGFSGVQGTFCVAAWGFCFALSVLVVACEFTRLHGCLRLSWGNFTAAFAMLATLLSATAAVIYPLYFTRLECPPEPEGCTARNFRLAASVFAGLLFLAYATEVALTRARPGQVASYMATVSGLLKIVQAFVACIIFGALVHDSRYGRYVATQWCVAVYSLCFLATVAVVVLSVLGHTGGLGCPFDRVVVVYTFLATLLYLSAAVIWPVFCFDPKYGEPGRPPDCPRGSCPWDSQLVVAIFTYVNLLFYVADLAYSQRIRFVPTF is encoded by the coding sequence ATGGGCAGCACCATGGAGCCCCCCGGGGGCGGCTACCTGCACCTGGGTGCCGTGACGTCTCCCGTGGGCACGGCCCGTGTGCTGCAGCTGATCTTCGGCTGCACCACCTTCAGCCTGGTGGCCCACCGGGGCGGCTTCTCAGGCGTCCAGGGCACCTTCTGCGTGGCAGCCTGGGGCTTCTGCTTCGCACTCTCCGTCCTGGTGGTGGCCTGCGAGTTCACCCGGCTACATGGCTGTCTGCGCCTGTCCTGGGGAAACTTCACGGCGGCCTTCGCCATGCTCGCCACGCTGCTATCCGCCACAGCAGCGGTCATCTACCCACTGTACTTCACTCGGCTGGAGTGTCCGCCCGAGCCCGAGGGCTGCACGGCCAGGAACTTCCGCCTGGCAGCCAGCGTCTTCGCCGGACTCCTCTTCCTGGCCTACGCTACGGAGGTGGCCCTGACCCGGGCCCGGCCAGGCCAGGTGGCCAGCTACATGGCCACAGTGTCAGGCCTCCTCAAGATCGTCCAGGCCTTCGTGGCCTGCATCATATTTGGGGCGCTGGTCCATGATAGCCGCTATGGGCGCTACGTGGCCACCCAATGGTGTGTGGCCGTCTACAGCCTTTGCTTCCTGGCCACAGTGGCGGTGGTGGTCCTGAGTGTGCTGGGTCACACAGGGGGCCTGGGCTGCCCCTTCGACCGTGTGGTGGTGGTGTACACCTTCCTGGCCACGCTCCTCTACCTCAGCGCTGCAGTGATCTGGCCCGTCTTCTGCTTCGACCCCAAGTACGGTGAGCCTGGGCGGCCTCCCGACTGCCCAAGGGGCAGCTGCCCCTGGGACAGCCAGCTGGTGGTGGCCATCTTCACTTACGTCAACCTGCTCTTCTACGTCGCTGACCTGGCCTACTCCCAGAGGATCCGCTTCGTGCCCACCTTCTAG